The DNA segment GTTTGTGATAGTCCCAGAAGCCACAGAGGACGTTATATTGAATGGAGTAGTAAGAGTCACAGGCGTAGTAGCAGCAGTGGAGGTTTGGCACAAGTTAGCAGCTTCTAAAAATGAGacataaaaagacaaaaagtttttAACACATAAAAAACCATggacaagatttaaaaaaaaaaaaaaaaaaaacccaaaaacaaaaacaagaaccAAACAAGAACAGGTACAAATTctggaataattttctttaggAATTATTAGTAAGTTAAAACTGTTAACATTCTATAGCCTACAAGAAATACAAACTCTCATGCAGTTCATttcaattcagtattttttcctgagAAGTCAAGCGAGCTTGTCTTATAAAGAGGGTTTCGATGTTCATAAAAACAGTATCGTACAATCAAAAAAATCCTCCCAAGAGGAACATTATAAATAGAGGAGAGAGTGTACATACCGAATGGTACGTACTCTATAGCCTTCTCAAAGGTGAACTGACATTCTGTGAAggttttaaaaagtcattattaGGGACTGATAAGCAAAGCTCGTTTCAATATTTACCTGCTTATTTCAGTCTTAATTATTGCTACTAAATTGTTCCACTGATCACAGTACTTCTACTTAGCGATTTTCAAGGCTACCCAGTCAGCACATCTTTCAACCCCCATTATCTCTTCAGCTTTCACATAAGCTACAGCTCCACAccaagttgttttgttttgtaggttttcgggttgttttttggtgggtttttttgttgtgtttttttttttttttttactttgttttgcagTAAGCAGGAAATAAGTGCCGAACAAGGAAGACCCAGGAAGCCAGTGCCCGGCCCTGCTGCCGGTGGGCTCTAGCAGGGCCGGGCACTGGGGGAGAGGGCACGGCGGTCCGGGACAGCGGAGGGATCACTAGGCATCCATCAGCACCACCTGCCGGCTACCCATACTAGGAGGCTCCAAAAACAGAAGCGGGGCGGTGGACGCGGGTAAAGGGAAGGGATGACTGCTAGAGAAACCGACAAAAATATATTCTAGATCAACGTTACGGCACTTCTAAGTCGTGTCTTATTCCACATTTGTAGGGTAGGACACCAAGCTCAGTCTACACCCACGTTTCAGAAGGTAAGCCAGGAGCAAAGAGTCCACTCTTGCCACTCGGGCAATACAAATGTACCAAGACAGAGTTAACTTTGAAAGCAACATTAGCCCCATTCAAGGGTTACTGTTGGTTCTTCAAAGTCCATATCTAGGAGGggtggaaaggaagggaaagagtaaaaaaaaaaaaaaattgtgaaaataaatcGTATTAGATTAGAAAAATCCCATATATAGCGTTGTAAAGCCAACGCAACAGGTGGCACTAGCACAGGAGAACCAGCATGGAAAGAGTAGCGCATAGGCATGGCACTGACTGGTCTAGCTTCGACTTCCAAGCACAGCGGTATGCAAAGACACATCCCACCCCATGCCCCTTCCCCAATTAAGTTAAGCTAATATCACCAGTCTGACAACACTTCTACCCGCCCACCTCCCTCACCCACCATTCTGTCCAAAAACACTGTTTCTGTTAAAGCATATTCAATAATCTCAgtaagaaaggaagggaagagagaacaagacataggaagaaacaagcagaaaaaaaaaattctcagagaTTTTCTAAATCTGACACCCATTTGCTTTAGCTACTTAGTGGCCTGATGATATTTAACGTTTCTGTTATTACTACATTTTAACATGAATAAGCTATTTCTATACTGTCTGATCACAGAACGCAATTCAACTGCAATAACAATCAAGGCGAAAGGAGCTAGCAGCCTAATACACAAACAAgacctagaaaagaaaaaaaggttgaagaaactgaaaagaagtttaggagaaaagaaaaaaattaaggtgaGCCAAAAACATTTATTACTAAAAACAGCTAGTGAAAAACAGTTAAGTGGTCGCTAAGAATTTCTTCTAAAACATGTAATCCACGGGAGTCACATGATAGGCATCAGAAATCAAACTGTAGTGAAAAGAATAAGCTAGCAGTAACGGGAGACTTTAAACTACTATACTCCTGACACTAAATTGAAGCAATCTGTTCTTTACAAAACTGACACATTGACCAACAACAGGAAGTTATTCAACTTCAATTACAGCAGCATAGGTGTATGTAAGCTGTGAGCTAGCAATAATGAAAAACGCAATCACTTATTAGttaattttctaatgaaaaaaacccaacaaggaCAGAAGAGTAAGTTCTATGAGTTCTAGAAAACTTTATGCAAAGACAGTTACGTGATGATAAAGCAAATGGAATAAATTGTGAGAGAAAAGATGAAAGGGACACAGAAAGCACCCACATGCAAACTGATGATGATGCAACAACAGAGGGtgttatgtgtgtgtatatatacatacatatatatatatgcacacaagtTAACAACTGGTAAATATGCATAAACACAGCTAAAAACCacatgcaagcaaaaaaaaaaaacactcttgCCTTGAAGCAGACACAAACATCCCTTTGTAATTGATGACTGCTACGTACACATTCAAGCgcagagaccaaagggaagcacGTAATAAGGAGTTCATTTACAACAGCCTAATTTTGGTCATGTTATCCCCCTGCTAGTTTTCAGCTACTACTTCTAACATCGAGAATGACATTTTCACATAAGACATCCTTTTCTGACATCTTAAACTCCCTATATAACTGCAACCTGCAGTATCTTATAAAACCAAGACCATAagtattgttttgttttacctttcttccttgctttgaCGGCCTCTTCCCATAATCTCAGGGTCTCTACCTGCTTTGCAGGCCAACTTGTTacatgttgctgctgctgctgctgttgctgctgttgttgttgctgctgctgttgttgttgttgttgctgctgctgttgttgctgctgttgctgctgctgctgttgctgcttctgATTGCTGGTCTCTTCACTCATGCATGCTATGCCAATTAAGTAAGAACACAAATTCACCTTGGAAAGTTACTGTTTTCTGCTGAGATCACCAAGGCTTCTTCCATAAAGAGCGTGTGGAATCTCACAGGATTCCAAGAGCAAAAATCACAGAGGTGTTTAAAACCATATAATTAATTCTGTGCTTTATAAATCTACTTTTCCAAGAGCTAAAAACCAAAATGTAAGTCAGGAACATCTGCTTTCACTGCCAAAAATGAAATTcctttctgattattttgtttgtgtttaggaagaatgaaataaaaggctACAATGAGTCTCTAGAATTCAAGCTGGTTAGCTGATTCCGCTTTTTCTAAACCTCagctccagttaaaaaaaaaaaaaaaaaaaaaaaaaaaaaaaaaaaaaaagcctttttactttttattgcaAGTATAACTTAAAATTTTCAGTTTACATCACAGAACAGCATGTTACTACTCTCTGGCCACATTACAGCTCATCATTTCCACCTCTAACAACTGCTGTAAATGCCTCATGTGAACTGGCTTAGCACCACCGAACTGGCTTGGGAAGCCAGAGCTGTAACCCTATACCTTGAAAAATACTTTCGCATCCAAATTTTGTATTAAGCTCAACAATCGGGCATTTTAGACATTCCCAGTACCTTCCAATTATCCAGGAGTAACAGGAACTGAAAAGATGTTGTAAATTAATACTGTTTAAAAGGCTTTAAGgacaaagtttccaaagacattCCTTACTTCTCCCTCTTGATTCTTCTGAAAACCCATTTTATATCACTAACCATGTGGGTTAACTTAAGTTACAGTTACTTTAATAGGGAAGATTTGAAAGTCAAGTCTTCGTTTGCTTACTAGGCACCCCCAAGTTCAGGCTTCAGCACTTTCACAGAGTTTAAGACTAGAAGGAACTATTACAAACATCTCATTTGAACTCCTGCACAACACCAGTCAAATGCCATTAATGCCCCAAACATATCAGGGCTggatttaaatgcttttcttgtcAGCTACTGCCAGAGGGAGGAATCATTGAGCCCCAGGGTCAAAGctcagagaaagcagagaaatctTTCTCCTAATTTTGATGAGCTTTAGATGAGGCTTCAAACCTGAAACTTGGTAGATCTTAGCAGTTCTTAAATATTCTAAAATCTCCAGAATTATCTGCTGGACTTTTAGGCCTGTACAGTTCAGGAAGTAGCATTGCACTCAGAAGATGAGAAAACTTGGGAACTCTTTTCTTGAAGAGATGGGTTATTCCCACAAACTGCAGGGCATTCCTAAGGGATAAGAGCACAGTCTAGCAGCAAACCAATTCCACATATGCCAATTCTTGAACTGAAGAAGATGCTGTTACcaaatatctatttttaataGGTGTGAATACCCAGACTGATGGGTATGGTTTTGCATTTTAACGTAATCAAAGGCAATTCCCTTTGCAAACACACTGTtattagaaatgtttttaaaatgttcaccTACTTTTATTGATGCCTTGTTTACAGGTATTACAGTTGATACTTTGGCTCTGCCCGTGTGTCTTTAAGTGGCTGGTGATATATGCTGCACTCAGAAGTTTACCACAGATATTACACGATACCTTTCCTTCATGGCGCACCATGTGTGTCCGCAGTCTGTCTTTGGTGGCAAAGGCAGCAGTGCACGTCTATATGAAGGACAACAGTTACACTTGAATTGCAGACAGCATCATTACAGTATGAATTACATGCCCACTGTAAGCCTATTTTACCTTGTAGGTGCAAACACTATCCTAAGTACACTGACAACCTTAAGTTTTACCCGTATTTATAGAGAAACCAAAATCAAACTACTAAACAGAGACTGAAAATGGAAATTGGCTTCAGAGACAATTACGACAAAAATCATACTCTATACTACTTGAACTTTCCTAGAACAGCAGGTTGCCTTACCTACCAAAGCAAGAGGTAGCTTATAAAAAAAGCCCAGAACAGGCAAAGGTGGTTTTTGATACAATTTTACTGTACAAATATGAACCTGATATCTTAAATTGCTCAATTACTTCTGTTCCCATCCAAATCAGAACAAGGAAATGAAACCTTTTTCTAATGCTATTCTTTTTACACAAGACTTTTATTTAATATGATGAGTCACTAAACACAGGTTGGAACAAGCATGGATATGCCAAGCAAAACAGTTAATTGTTCAAGGGCAGTCAAGTTATTTCTCTTATACTCAGTCATCAACTTACGACAACTTGCTTTCAGCTTCCAGCAAAATAACGGATCCAGAATCAACTATTCCAACCCATTTTAAATGGATATACCGAgaaacacatttaatttaaatattctgAGAAAGACACTGCACGCATTACTCCAGTAATCAGCACTGAGCTGAGGATGCTGTTACAATCCCACTACTAAGTTAAGTGTATTGTAAAGCAGAGCACCAACGTTGTTCTCCAAGAAAGCAAAAAGCCTCTAATCTTCCTAAAAAGAAGTAGCCACAGCATCCTTTCAAACTGCCTCTATCTACAGTTAACATCAGAACTACAGTGCTGCTGGTATGTAAGGCAGATGCGACTTTATTCCTAAacttgcttttcaaagaaaagtccAGGAGCAAACACAGTTCTGGAAAGATTATTCACCTGAGATTCTAACGATACAGTAAGGTATTGTTCTTAACAAATCATTTTAGCCCTTACTTGGCATTTGAAGGGTCTCTCTGTTGAGTGAACATGTTTAACGTGACAGCTTAAATGATCAGGCCTGCAAaaaagagaggaacagaaaagaaaatgcatactGTTACAAATACATAGTAACGATACCATGGCTCGCGGTGCTGAACACTGCGCTGATGACCCCTTGCAGCCCACATCCCTCTGCACGGCAAGAATAAATACATTCCCCTTACCTACGCAGTGGCTTTCAGCTAGAGTAACACATAGTTACGCTGAGACCCAACCTGCAGTTTAAAACTTAACCGTGTTCTTCCACACCTGAAAATGGTACGTTTGGTCGTACCTTGTGTAAAGGTGACAGATCAACAGCTCTAAAGGTTGAAGTTTTCTCTGTTGCAAGCACAGATATAATAAATACAGCCAGCAGCAATGCAAGCTCCCCCACAATGCTCTGTCAGTACGCCTCAACCTTGCTACGAGACAAGGAGACAGTTTGCCTGCCATGCCCCATTCGGTCACTGACCTTTGCAAAGGCTGGTAAAGGGGCTCTGTGGTCACCACCAGTGACACAGACACGTGTCCTACGGGACCCGGATGAGGTCGCGAAATCATTTCACAACGCTCTCATAAAAGAGCGACCACTTTTGGCCACTGCCAATCTGGCTCAGATCGAGACCCACACCCTAGAGATAAACAAGGCTCTTTATCCCCTCACCAATCTTCTAAGATGTCTGGTTCTCCTAGCCCCTCGCTATGATAGCTTAACCCTTCTTGGTTATGAAAAGCCAATACTTGAGCTCGCCTGGGATTTTCTACATGGTACCTCGAGAAGCCTTTTCCACAAACACCACAGGTGTATGGTTTCGTGATGCCACCTTCGTGAGACCTCACGTGGTAGGTCATGCGATCCTTTCTCTTGAAGCGCTGATTGCAAATGGGACATTCAAAGGGTTTTTCATCTGAGTGGGACAGCTTGTGCCGGTTGAGGTGGTAGACATCCCTGAAGGCCTTTCCGCACATCTCACAAGCGTGGTTCTTCTTGACGGGCTTGCTGGGCTTCTTCACCGTCTGAGTCACTGCCATAGGCGTTGCGCCGGCACTACTGCTGGGGTTGGTGGCAGAGGAAGACGTAGTGACTGTGGACAGGATGCCTGCGATAGTCGAAACCAATGAACTTCGGCTGTTGTCACCAGCGATGGTCGAGATAAGGGGCACCATTGTGGTGGGAGTTTTCTTTGGCCGTGACACTAACTTTATCCCTGTGTGGCAGGACTCGTGACGCCTCAAATGGTAGCTGTCCCTGAAAGCTTTGCTGCAGTAAGTGCACACAAAGGAGGTTttaggtttttcctttttaatcccaACAATAGCATCCTTTAATGTTTCTGGTGCAGGCTGAGGTTTCTGCGTTATTGGTAAGGGCAGAATCGGCTTCTGATCAGGTGGCTCAACAGCAGAGCTCAGGAGAGGCAACAAACTGTTCTGTGCTGCCTGCTGTTGGTGATGTGAGGCTTCGTGTGCCTAAAACCAAACATTCACACTTAAATTCTATTGATGGGTGCTCACTCTGACGCGCTGAGAACATTTACAAACTACAGGAAAGCACATTCTAGACCAAAAGCCATTGAAGTAACAACTGGAAAAGGTTACATAATTTTGGTTTTGGACAGGATAAACCGCTCACGCTTTAAACACATTCGCTGTGCAGATTCTGTGGTAAGTGTAGGAAGGCACACATCATAACAATCAAATAATTATTAAGTTTCCGGAGGGCAACACTTCTTATGGAAAACAACTAGGTGCTTGTCAGATCTTTTACTAACACAGCGTTTGATCTTTACATAACAGATAACTTGTTTTGCTAACGATCATATCAGATGCCACCTTGGGACTATCTTTGGAGCATATGAATGTACTGATGGGAGCTGCAAAATAACGCCCCATCTTTAAGCCGAGCTTAGCGCATGTTGAGAATTCAACTGCGGCCACAGAGAGCCAGGATGCGATAAGGCATCTTATTTAAACAAAGCGTTCACATCGGTGTGTTAGCACTGAAACCAAAGCAACTTGCATCGAGA comes from the Accipiter gentilis chromosome 6, bAccGen1.1, whole genome shotgun sequence genome and includes:
- the VEZF1 gene encoding vascular endothelial zinc finger 1 isoform X1, coding for MEANWTAFLFQAHEASHHQQQAAQNSLLPLLSSAVEPPDQKPILPLPITQKPQPAPETLKDAIVGIKKEKPKTSFVCTYCSKAFRDSYHLRRHESCHTGIKLVSRPKKTPTTMVPLISTIAGDNSRSSLVSTIAGILSTVTTSSSATNPSSSAGATPMAVTQTVKKPSKPVKKNHACEMCGKAFRDVYHLNRHKLSHSDEKPFECPICNQRFKRKDRMTYHVRSHEGGITKPYTCGVCGKGFSRPDHLSCHVKHVHSTERPFKCQTCTAAFATKDRLRTHMVRHEGKVSCNICGKLLSAAYITSHLKTHGQSQSINCNTCKQGINKTCMSEETSNQKQQQQQQQQQQQQQQQQQQQQQQQQQQQQQQQQQQHVTSWPAKQVETLRLWEEAVKARKKECQFTFEKAIEYVPFEAANLCQTSTAATTPVTLTTPFNITSSVASGTITNPVTVAAAMSMRSPVNVSSAVNISSPMNLGHPVTITSPLSMTSPLTLTTPVNLPTPVTAPVNIAHPVTITSPMNLPTPMTLAGPLNIAMRPVESMPFLPQALPTSPPW
- the VEZF1 gene encoding vascular endothelial zinc finger 1 isoform X2 gives rise to the protein MEANWTAFLFQAHEASHHQQQAAQNSLLPLLSSAVEPPDQKPILPLPITQKPQPAPETLKDAIVGIKKEKPKTSFVCTYCSKAFRDSYHLRRHESCHTGIKLVSRPKKTPTTMVPLISTIAGDNSRSSLVSTIAGILSTVTTSSSATNPSSSAGATPMAVTQTVKKPSKPVKKNHACEMCGKAFRDVYHLNRHKLSHSDEKPFECPICNQRFKRKDRMTYHVRSHEGGITKPYTCGVCGKGFSRPDHLSCHVKHVHSTERPFKCQTCTAAFATKDRLRTHMVRHEGKVSCNICGKLLSAAYITSHLKTHGQSQSINCNTCKQGINKTCMSEETSNQKQQQQQQQQQQQQQQQQQQQQQQQQQQQQQQQQQQHVTSWPAKQVETLRLWEEAVKARKKEAANLCQTSTAATTPVTLTTPFNITSSVASGTITNPVTVAAAMSMRSPVNVSSAVNISSPMNLGHPVTITSPLSMTSPLTLTTPVNLPTPVTAPVNIAHPVTITSPMNLPTPMTLAGPLNIAMRPVESMPFLPQALPTSPPW